A single genomic interval of Carettochelys insculpta isolate YL-2023 chromosome 16, ASM3395843v1, whole genome shotgun sequence harbors:
- the PSMG3 gene encoding proteasome assembly chaperone 3, giving the protein MAAKSIVTSKQREEVVRGILTEVVCTAFSNLILVVVTQYGKMGTLISVDPSTIAGDISKPSLTTKVLLGTDEPLIHVCAKNLVTFVSQEAGNKPVLLTMALKDKSVEGIKALQELIRSCQVW; this is encoded by the exons ATGGCAGCGAAATCGATTGTGACGTCGaagcagagggaggaggtggTGAGGGGTATCCTGACGGAGGTGGTATGCACAGCCTTCTCCAACCTCATTCTTGTGGTGGTGACACAGTATGGGAAGATGGGGACGCTTATCTCTGTGGACCCCAGCACAATAGCTGGTGATATCAGCAAACCTTCACTCACCACCAAAGTGCTGCTGGGCACGGATGAG cCCCTCATCCATGTTTGTGCTAAAAACCTGGTGACGTTTGTGTCTCAGGAAGCTGGGAACAAACCTGTTCTCCTGACTATGGCTTTGAAGGACAAGAGCGTGGAAGGAATAAAAGCGCTGCAGGAGCTGATCCGAAGTTGCCAAGTGTGGTGA